A DNA window from Pseudarthrobacter sp. W1I19 contains the following coding sequences:
- a CDS encoding DNA polymerase IV, with translation MLHVDLDQFIAAVEVLRRPELAGKPLIVGGRGDPTERAVVSTASYEARVYGVGSGMPLRVAARKVPDAVILPVDHEAYLEASDNVMAVLRSQPGATVQVLGWDEAFVGVQAEDPEAFAREMQRAVLERTRLHCSVGIGDTLVRAKVATTFGKPAGVFRLTGENWLEVMGSRPTIELWGVGTKVSRRLATLGIKTVAQLAGSNPDDLVPEFGPKMGPWYAQLGRGDGSRTVDDTPWVARGHSRETTFQRDLTEAGQIDEAVRELAAHVLEDVAAEGRPVVGLTLKVRYAPFITKTYARKIPETSDPAEVLARALDLMAKIEPERPIRLLGLRAEMTMPEDSRQGHTPTRSGW, from the coding sequence GTGCTGCATGTGGACCTTGACCAGTTCATCGCGGCCGTCGAGGTGCTGCGCCGGCCCGAGCTTGCGGGCAAACCGTTGATTGTTGGCGGCCGCGGCGATCCCACCGAGCGCGCGGTAGTATCCACGGCCTCGTACGAGGCCAGGGTGTATGGGGTGGGCTCGGGGATGCCGCTGCGCGTTGCCGCCCGGAAAGTGCCCGACGCCGTTATCCTGCCGGTGGACCATGAGGCCTACCTGGAAGCATCGGACAACGTTATGGCGGTGCTGCGCTCACAACCCGGCGCCACGGTCCAGGTGCTTGGCTGGGATGAAGCGTTTGTGGGGGTGCAGGCGGAGGATCCCGAGGCCTTTGCCCGGGAGATGCAGCGTGCCGTCCTTGAAAGGACCCGGCTGCACTGCAGCGTGGGCATCGGCGACACCCTGGTCCGGGCCAAAGTGGCGACGACGTTCGGCAAGCCTGCAGGCGTCTTCCGGCTTACCGGCGAGAACTGGCTTGAGGTTATGGGGAGCCGGCCCACCATCGAGCTGTGGGGCGTGGGAACGAAGGTGTCGCGCCGCCTTGCCACGCTCGGCATCAAGACCGTCGCCCAGCTTGCGGGGTCCAACCCCGATGACCTGGTCCCCGAGTTCGGGCCGAAGATGGGCCCTTGGTATGCGCAGCTTGGGCGGGGCGATGGTTCGCGGACGGTGGATGACACCCCCTGGGTGGCGCGCGGGCACAGCCGGGAAACCACGTTCCAGCGGGACCTCACGGAAGCCGGGCAGATAGATGAGGCCGTCAGGGAGCTGGCGGCGCATGTGCTGGAAGACGTCGCAGCCGAGGGGCGCCCTGTGGTGGGTCTGACGCTCAAGGTTCGGTACGCCCCGTTCATCACGAAGACGTATGCCCGGAAGATTCCCGAGACATCAGATCCTGCAGAAGTACTCGCCCGGGCCCTCGACCTTATGGCCAAGATCGAGCCGGAACGTCCCATCCGGCTGCTCGGGTTGCGGGCCGAAATGACCATGCCCGAAGACTCCCGGCAAGGGCATACCCCTACCCGCAGCGGATGGTGA
- a CDS encoding CsbD family protein produces MGLGDKISNAAEDLGGKAKEATGNATDNDRLKAEGQTDQVKADAKKVGESVKDEFKRD; encoded by the coding sequence ATGGGCCTCGGAGACAAGATCAGTAACGCAGCAGAAGACCTCGGCGGCAAGGCCAAGGAAGCAACGGGCAATGCCACCGACAATGACCGTCTGAAGGCTGAAGGCCAGACCGATCAGGTCAAGGCTGACGCCAAGAAGGTCGGCGAAAGCGTCAAGGACGAGTTCAAGCGCGACTAG
- a CDS encoding SRPBCC family protein: MDHSMSLTQHIQAPPERVWSVITDIPGSAATLSGVDSVQLLTDGPYGEGTRWKETRKMFGKAETVEMWVAEAEPGRSTTVKAEQGGADYTTRFSLSPRDGGTDLTLTFGAEVIKPTAASKIMMLLFGRMGMAATRKALTKDLTEIAAKAESLS, encoded by the coding sequence ATGGACCACAGCATGAGCCTCACCCAGCACATTCAGGCGCCACCGGAAAGAGTTTGGTCCGTTATTACGGACATCCCCGGCTCGGCGGCCACCCTTTCCGGGGTTGATTCCGTCCAGCTCCTCACCGACGGTCCATACGGCGAGGGGACGCGCTGGAAGGAGACCCGGAAGATGTTCGGCAAGGCTGAAACGGTGGAGATGTGGGTGGCCGAAGCCGAGCCGGGCCGAAGCACCACCGTCAAAGCCGAGCAGGGCGGTGCAGACTACACCACCCGGTTCAGCCTGTCCCCGCGTGACGGCGGTACGGACCTCACCCTCACGTTCGGCGCCGAGGTCATCAAGCCCACCGCTGCCAGCAAAATCATGATGCTGCTGTTCGGCAGGATGGGCATGGCCGCCACCCGGAAAGCCCTCACCAAGGACCTGACGGAGATCGCGGCCAAAGCGGAATCGCTTTCCTAG
- a CDS encoding pentapeptide repeat-containing protein, with amino-acid sequence MADLTEDPAQGFRRGARHDGGRYSRVEADGLELGGTDFAECEFQGVSFNDTQLRGSSFRDCILGELYAPVFRAARTTWRDVELRNPRLGSAELYESGWQSVRIDGGKLDFLNLRGAKLTDVLITDCIINELDLGSAAGTRVALKNCTIGSLDLSGARLKDFDLRGTEFRSISGLGSLAGVVIDDYQLGLLAPLLAAHLGVTVI; translated from the coding sequence TTGGCGGACCTCACCGAGGATCCCGCGCAGGGATTCCGGCGCGGTGCGAGGCACGACGGCGGCCGGTACAGTCGTGTGGAGGCCGACGGCCTGGAGCTGGGCGGGACGGATTTTGCGGAGTGCGAGTTCCAGGGCGTCTCCTTCAACGACACCCAACTCCGCGGTTCCTCCTTTCGCGACTGCATCCTCGGCGAGTTGTACGCGCCCGTCTTTAGGGCAGCCCGGACCACCTGGCGGGACGTTGAACTGCGGAACCCGCGGCTGGGATCGGCGGAACTGTACGAGAGCGGCTGGCAGTCAGTCCGGATCGACGGCGGCAAACTGGACTTCCTCAACCTGCGGGGCGCCAAGCTTACGGACGTGCTGATCACCGACTGCATCATCAATGAACTGGACCTCGGGTCGGCAGCGGGTACCCGGGTGGCGTTGAAGAACTGCACCATCGGTTCCCTGGACCTCAGCGGGGCAAGGCTCAAGGACTTCGATCTCCGCGGCACCGAATTCCGGAGCATCAGCGGGCTCGGCAGCCTGGCCGGCGTGGTGATAGATGACTACCAGCTGGGCCTGTTGGCGCCCCTGCTCGCGGCGCATCTGGGCGTCACGGTCATCTAA